One window of the Marmota flaviventris isolate mMarFla1 chromosome 2, mMarFla1.hap1, whole genome shotgun sequence genome contains the following:
- the Snx5 gene encoding sorting nexin-5 isoform X3 — protein sequence MQKLGEGEGSMTKEEFAKMKQELEAEYLAVFKKTVSSHEVFLQRLSSHPVLSKDRNFHVFLEYDQDLSVRRKNTKEMFGGFFKSVVKSADEVLFSGVKEVDDFFEQEKNFLINYYNRIKDSCAKADRMTRSHKNVADDYIHTAASLQSLALEEPTVIKKYLLKVAELFEKLRKVEGRVSSDEDLKLTELLRYYMLNIEAAKDLLYRRTKALIDYENSNKALDKARLKSKDVKLAEAHQQECCQKFEQLSESAKEELINFKRKRVAAFRKNLIEMSELEIKHARNNVSLLQSCIDLFKNN from the exons ATGCAGAAACTGGGAGAAGGTGAAGGGTCTATGACCAAAGAAGAGTTTGCAAAGATGAAGCAAGAACTGGAAGC TGAATATCTCGCTGTCTTTAAGAAGACTGTGTCCTCTCATGAAGTATTTCTTCAGCGGCTTTCTTCTCATCCTGTTCTCAGTAAAGATCGAAACTTTCATGTTTTCCTGGAATATGATCAGGAT ctAAGTGTTAGGCGGAAAAATACCAAAGAAATGTTTGGTGGCTTCTTTAAAAGTGTGGTGAAAAGTGCTGATGAAGTTCTTTTTTCTGGAGTTAAG gaagTAGATGACTTCTTTGAGCAAGAGAAGAACTTCCTTATTAACTATTACAACAGGATCAAGGATTCCTGTGCTAAAGCTGACAGAATGACCAGATCTCACAAAA ATGTTGCTGATGACTATATTCACACTGCGGCCTCCTTGCAGAGCCTGGCTTTAGAAGAACCCACAGTCATCAAAAA ATACTTATTGAAGGTTGCTGAACTGTTTGAAAAACTTAGG aaagtggAGGGTCGTGTCTCATCAGATGAAGATTTAAAGCTGACAGAGCTTCTCCGATACTACATGCTCAATATAGAGGCTGCAAAG gATCTCTTATACAGACGCACCAAAGCCCTCATTGACTATGAGAACTCAAACAAAGCTCTGGATAAGGCCCGGTTAAAAAGCAAAGATGTCAAGTTGGCTGAGGCACACCAACAGGAATGTTGCCAGAAATTTGAACAGCTTTCTGAATCTGCAAAAGAAG AACTTATAAATTTCAAACGGAAGAGAGTGGCAGCGTTTAGAAAAAACCTAATTGAGATGTCTGAACTGGAAATAAAGCATGCCAGA aACAATGTCTCCCTCTTGCAGAGCTGCATTGACTTATTCAAGAACAACTGA
- the Snx5 gene encoding sorting nexin-5 isoform X2 — protein sequence MNVLRSVSVDLNVDPSLQIDIPDALSERDKVKFTVHTKTTLPTFQSPEFSVTRQHEDFVWLHDTLIETTDYAGLIIPPAPTKPDFDGPREKMQKLGEGEGSMTKEEFAKMKQELEAEYLAVFKKTVSSHEVFLQRLSSHPVLSKDRNFHVFLEYDQDLSVRRKNTKEMFGGFFKSVVKSADEVLFSGVKEVDDFFEQEKNFLINYYNRIKDSCAKADRMTRSHKNVADDYIHTAASLQSLALEEPTVIKKYLLKVAELFEKLRKVEGRVSSDEDLKLTELLRYYMLNIEAAKDLLYRRTKALIDYENSNKALDKARLKSKDVKLAEAHQQECCQKFEQLSESAKEELINFKRKRVAAFRKNLIEMSELEIKHARNNVSLLQSCIDLFKNN from the exons ATGAATGTG cTGAGGTCTGTGTCTGTGGACCTGAATGTTGATCCCTCACTTCAGATTGACATACCTGATGCACTCAGTGAGAGAGATAAGGTCAAGTTTACAGTGCACACCAAG ACTACACTGCCCACTTTTCAGAGCCCAGAGTTTTCTGTTACAAGGCAACATGAAGACTTCGTGTGGCTACATGATACGCTTATTGAAACCACAGACTATGCTGGGCTTATT ATTCCCCCTGCTCCTACAAAACCAGATTTCGATGGTCCTCGAGAAAAGATGCAGAAACTGGGAGAAGGTGAAGGGTCTATGACCAAAGAAGAGTTTGCAAAGATGAAGCAAGAACTGGAAGC TGAATATCTCGCTGTCTTTAAGAAGACTGTGTCCTCTCATGAAGTATTTCTTCAGCGGCTTTCTTCTCATCCTGTTCTCAGTAAAGATCGAAACTTTCATGTTTTCCTGGAATATGATCAGGAT ctAAGTGTTAGGCGGAAAAATACCAAAGAAATGTTTGGTGGCTTCTTTAAAAGTGTGGTGAAAAGTGCTGATGAAGTTCTTTTTTCTGGAGTTAAG gaagTAGATGACTTCTTTGAGCAAGAGAAGAACTTCCTTATTAACTATTACAACAGGATCAAGGATTCCTGTGCTAAAGCTGACAGAATGACCAGATCTCACAAAA ATGTTGCTGATGACTATATTCACACTGCGGCCTCCTTGCAGAGCCTGGCTTTAGAAGAACCCACAGTCATCAAAAA ATACTTATTGAAGGTTGCTGAACTGTTTGAAAAACTTAGG aaagtggAGGGTCGTGTCTCATCAGATGAAGATTTAAAGCTGACAGAGCTTCTCCGATACTACATGCTCAATATAGAGGCTGCAAAG gATCTCTTATACAGACGCACCAAAGCCCTCATTGACTATGAGAACTCAAACAAAGCTCTGGATAAGGCCCGGTTAAAAAGCAAAGATGTCAAGTTGGCTGAGGCACACCAACAGGAATGTTGCCAGAAATTTGAACAGCTTTCTGAATCTGCAAAAGAAG AACTTATAAATTTCAAACGGAAGAGAGTGGCAGCGTTTAGAAAAAACCTAATTGAGATGTCTGAACTGGAAATAAAGCATGCCAGA aACAATGTCTCCCTCTTGCAGAGCTGCATTGACTTATTCAAGAACAACTGA
- the Snx5 gene encoding sorting nexin-5 isoform X1, translated as MAAVPELLQQQEEDRNKLRSVSVDLNVDPSLQIDIPDALSERDKVKFTVHTKTTLPTFQSPEFSVTRQHEDFVWLHDTLIETTDYAGLIIPPAPTKPDFDGPREKMQKLGEGEGSMTKEEFAKMKQELEAEYLAVFKKTVSSHEVFLQRLSSHPVLSKDRNFHVFLEYDQDLSVRRKNTKEMFGGFFKSVVKSADEVLFSGVKEVDDFFEQEKNFLINYYNRIKDSCAKADRMTRSHKNVADDYIHTAASLQSLALEEPTVIKKYLLKVAELFEKLRKVEGRVSSDEDLKLTELLRYYMLNIEAAKDLLYRRTKALIDYENSNKALDKARLKSKDVKLAEAHQQECCQKFEQLSESAKEELINFKRKRVAAFRKNLIEMSELEIKHARNNVSLLQSCIDLFKNN; from the exons ATGGCCGCGGTTCCCGAGTTGctgcagcagcaggaggaggaccGTAACAAG cTGAGGTCTGTGTCTGTGGACCTGAATGTTGATCCCTCACTTCAGATTGACATACCTGATGCACTCAGTGAGAGAGATAAGGTCAAGTTTACAGTGCACACCAAG ACTACACTGCCCACTTTTCAGAGCCCAGAGTTTTCTGTTACAAGGCAACATGAAGACTTCGTGTGGCTACATGATACGCTTATTGAAACCACAGACTATGCTGGGCTTATT ATTCCCCCTGCTCCTACAAAACCAGATTTCGATGGTCCTCGAGAAAAGATGCAGAAACTGGGAGAAGGTGAAGGGTCTATGACCAAAGAAGAGTTTGCAAAGATGAAGCAAGAACTGGAAGC TGAATATCTCGCTGTCTTTAAGAAGACTGTGTCCTCTCATGAAGTATTTCTTCAGCGGCTTTCTTCTCATCCTGTTCTCAGTAAAGATCGAAACTTTCATGTTTTCCTGGAATATGATCAGGAT ctAAGTGTTAGGCGGAAAAATACCAAAGAAATGTTTGGTGGCTTCTTTAAAAGTGTGGTGAAAAGTGCTGATGAAGTTCTTTTTTCTGGAGTTAAG gaagTAGATGACTTCTTTGAGCAAGAGAAGAACTTCCTTATTAACTATTACAACAGGATCAAGGATTCCTGTGCTAAAGCTGACAGAATGACCAGATCTCACAAAA ATGTTGCTGATGACTATATTCACACTGCGGCCTCCTTGCAGAGCCTGGCTTTAGAAGAACCCACAGTCATCAAAAA ATACTTATTGAAGGTTGCTGAACTGTTTGAAAAACTTAGG aaagtggAGGGTCGTGTCTCATCAGATGAAGATTTAAAGCTGACAGAGCTTCTCCGATACTACATGCTCAATATAGAGGCTGCAAAG gATCTCTTATACAGACGCACCAAAGCCCTCATTGACTATGAGAACTCAAACAAAGCTCTGGATAAGGCCCGGTTAAAAAGCAAAGATGTCAAGTTGGCTGAGGCACACCAACAGGAATGTTGCCAGAAATTTGAACAGCTTTCTGAATCTGCAAAAGAAG AACTTATAAATTTCAAACGGAAGAGAGTGGCAGCGTTTAGAAAAAACCTAATTGAGATGTCTGAACTGGAAATAAAGCATGCCAGA aACAATGTCTCCCTCTTGCAGAGCTGCATTGACTTATTCAAGAACAACTGA